One genomic region from Electrophorus electricus isolate fEleEle1 chromosome 25, fEleEle1.pri, whole genome shotgun sequence encodes:
- the cnga4 gene encoding cyclic nucleotide-gated cation channel alpha-4, whose amino-acid sequence MNRWAEAINLQRMRKDGKAREEKAEGQNGVPTKEKPPKVNWREWVIDPSGEFYYCWLQVMIFPIIYNWVIIILRACFFDIELSYLEVWLTLDYISDLIYVADIVVKVNTGFLEQGLMVQDRARLKKCYLHSSHVVWDVASLAPTDLLYLKMGIHTPLVRLNRFLRSSRLSEALDRMETRTAYPNTFRIAKLMILIFILIHWNACIYFALSNYIGFGVDEWVYPNISNPEFASMRRQYFYSFWFSTLILTTVGDTPQPRREEEYLFMIADLLIAVLVFASVVGSVGNVVTNLRDRDDVFFPDHELVKGYLRSQRINKPLQGRVNSWYQHLHINKKITRENEILQQLPVTLQTAIAVSVHLPTLSKVTIFQNCESSLLEELVLKLTPQVYSPGEYVCRKGDVGHEMYIIKEGKLAVVADDGVTQFAVLSDGNFFGEISILNIKGNKSGNRRTANIRSIGHSDLFSLSKEDLMDTLSEFPAAKRLLEEKGRQILTKMGMLEKTEEGEQEKEKTEDTLARLEAGLEALQTKLARLVAELESSARKMTGRVERLELQTEGWVGIVAEGAGSDVDGEAEREREGGDGEGEEEEGEEPEEEGEVLEEKEEPEGERGEGDGGEEEEDGVRKEMKEKE is encoded by the exons ATGAATCGCTGGGCTGAGGCCATTAATTTGCAGCGTATGCGAAAGGATGGCAAAGCAAGAGAGGAGAAAGCAGAAGGACAGAATGGCGTGCCAACGAAGGAGAAGCCCCCAAAAGTGAA ctgGAGGGAGTGGGTGATTGATCCCTCTGGGGAGTTTTACTATTGTTGGTTGCAGGTCATGATCTTTCCCATCATATACAACTGGGTCATTATCATCCTCAG GGCCTGCTTTTTCGACATTGAGCTCTCATATCTGGAAGTTTGGCTCACTTTAGACTACATCTCTGACCTTATATATGTGGCCGACATTGTTGTCAAGGTCAATACTG GGTTTCTGGAGCAGGGACTTATGGTGCAAGACCGCGCCCGTCTGAAAAAGTGCTACTTGCACTCCTCTCATGTCGTGTGGGACGTGGCGTCTCTGGCACCCACAGATTTGCTCTACCTGAAGATgggcatacacacaccccttgtGCGGCTCAACCGTTTCCTCCGGTCGTCACGCCTGTCTGAGGCCTTGGACCGAATGGAAACGCGCACAGCCTACCCCAATACGTTCCGCATCGCTAAACTTATGATCCTAATTTTTATCCTCATCCACTGGAACGCGTGTATATACTTCGCGCTTTCGAACTACATCGGTTTTGGTGTTGATGAATGGGTCTATCCCAACATCTCCAACCCAGAATTTGCATCTATGCGACGTCAGTATTTCTACTCCTTTTGGTTTTCCACTCTGATCCTCACCACGGTGGGTGACACCCCTCAGCCGCGTCGAGAGGAAGAGTACCTTTTCATGATCGCAGACCTGTTGATCGCCGTCCTGGTGTTCGCCTCTGTTGTGGGGAGCGTGGGGAACGTGGTCACAAACCTGCGCGACCGCGACGACGTGTTTTTCCCTGATCACGAGCTTGTTAAAGGGTACCTGCGCAGCCAGAGGATTAACAAGCCGTTGCAGGGGCGGGTCAACAGCTGGTACCAGCACCTTCACATTAACAA AAAAATCACCAGGGAAAACGAAATCCTCCAGCAGCTGCCGGTGACACTGCAGACCGCCATCGCCGTAAGCGTCCACCTCCCCACGCTCTCCAAGGTCACCATCTTCCAGAACTGTGAAAGCAGCTTGCTGGAGGAGCTGGTGCTCAAGCTTACCCCGCAG GTGTACAGTCCCGGGGAGTACGTGTGCCGTAAAGGCGACGTGGGCCATGAGATGTACATCATCAAAGAGGGGAAGCTGGCCGTGGTAGCCGATGATGGAGTCACGCAGTTCGCCGTGCTGAGTGATGGGAACTTTTTCGGCGAGATCAGTATCCtgaacatcaaag GCAACAAATCCGGCAATCGGCGCACCGCGAACATTCGCAGCATAGGCCATTCCGACCTCTTCAGCCTGTCCAAGGAGGACCTGATGGACACGCTGTCCGAGTTCCCGGCTGCGAAGCGTCTCCTGGAGGAGAAGGGCCGCCAGATCCTCACCAAGATGGGCATGCTGGAGAAGACGGAGGAGGGcgagcaggagaaagagaagacggAGGACACGCTGGCGCGCCTGGAGGCCGGCCTGGAGGCGCTGCAGACCAAGCTGGCGCGCCTGGTGGCCGAGCTCGAGTCGAGTGCGCGCAAGATGACCGGGCGCGTGGAGCGGCTGGAGCTGCAGACGGAGGGCTGGGTGGGCATCGTGGCCGAGGGGGCCGGCAGCGACGTGGACGGCGAGgccgagagggagagagagggcggggatggagagggggaggaggaggagggggaggagccagaggaggagggggaggtgctggaggagaaggaggagccagagggggagcggggggagggggatggtggcgaagaagaagaagatggagtgaggaaagagatgaaagagaaagagtga